The segment CGCTGAAAGATGCCAATGACATCGAAGCGCTGAAGAAGTGCGACGTGGTGCTGACCGCCCAGGGCGGCGACTACACCAACGAGGTCTTCCCCAAGCTGCGCGCGGCCGGCTGGAAGGGCTACTGGATCGACGCGGCCTCCTCGCTGCGCATGAAGGACGATGCCATCATCGTGCTGGATCCGGTCAACCAGGGTGTGATCAAGGACGCGCTGTCCAAGGGCGTCAAGAATTTCATCGGTGGCAACTGCACGGTCAGCTGCATGCTGATGGGCCTCGGTGGCCTGTTCCAGGCCGACCTGATCGAGTGGATGACGTCGATGACGTACCAGGCCGCTTCCGGCGGCGGTGCGCAGCATATGCGCGAGCTGCTGACGCAGTTCGGCACGCTGAACGCGTCGGTCAAGCCGCTGCTGGACAACCCGGCCTCGGCCATCCTGGAAATCGACCGCACCATCCTGGCGACCCAGCACGGCCTGTCCGCCGAGGAAACCAAGCAGTTCGGCGTGCCATTGGCCGGCAACCTGATCCCCTGGATCGACAAGGACCTGGGCAACGGCCAGTCCAGGGAAGAATGGAAGGGCGGCGCCGAGACCAACAAGATCCTGGGCCGCGGTGAAGGCTTCCTGGGTGCGACCGGCGCCACGCCGATCGCCGTCGACGGCCTGTGCGTGCGCATCGGCGCCATGCGCTGCCACTCGCAGGCGCTGACCATCAAGCTGCGCAAGGATGTGCCGCTCGATGAGATCGAAGGCATGCTCGCCGCCCACAACCCGTGGGCCAAGGTGGTGCCGAACACGCGCGACGCCAGCATGACCGACCTGACGCCCGCAGCAGTGACCGGCACGCTGAACATCCCGGTCGGCCGCCTGCGCAAGATGCAGATGGGCGGCGAGTACCTGTCTGCCTTCACGGTCGGCGACCAGCTGCTGTGGGGCGCGGCCGAGCCGCTGCGCCGCATGCTGCGTATCCTGATCGAGTCCTGATCCGGTGCTCCCGCCTGTTGCCTGGTTGCGTCCGTTGCAGCCAGGCAACAGAATGGACCGCTTTGCAGACAACGCCGCGCCCGTGCGCGGCGTTGTTGTATCCGGACGCCTATTTTCCCTGGTGATGCGTCACAATACGCCGGCATGCGCTTCGCGCCAGGCAGGGTTTGGCGTCTGCGCGCGGCTGGAGAAGGGGTGCGCCGAGAACGCCCCGCCAGCCTGCCGGACCTGGTTTTGGGGTCGGTCTGTCGATTCATATCGCTACTAAAACATAACGGAGCATAAGGTGAGTGTGAGCCAACATCGCCGGAAAGATGCGCCTACTGTCCGTCAGCGCTGGTCAACGCTGGCCGTCACGGCACTGGGCCTGCTGCTTGCGCAGCCGGCCGCATATGCCGCGGGGTTCGGGCAATTGCGGGTTCAGTCGAATCTGGGTCAGCCGCTGCAGGCTGAGATCGACATCAGTGGGGTCAGTGCCGAAGAGGCCGCCGGGCTCAGTGTCAAGCTGGCGTCGCCAGCGGCGTATGCCGCGGCCGGGCTGACCTACCTGCCGGCCGTCAGCAGCCTGCGGCTGGAGGTGGAGCGCCGCCCGAACGGCAGCTATGTGGCCCGGGTCCGCTCCAACCAGCCGATCAGCGAGCCCTTTGTCGACATCCTGGTCGACATGAGCTGGGCCAGCGGCAAGGTCTCGCGCGCCTATACCTTCCTGCTTGACCCCGCCGGGACCAAGCCTTCGAACCAGACTTTCTCGCCGGCGACGGTGGTGCAGGCGGCGACGCCGGATGCGCCGCCCGTAGCGGCACCGGCACCTGCCGCCGCGCCGCAGCCTGCGCCGGCCCAGGAAGCTGCGCCGGCCGCGGCTGCCGAGGCAGTCAAGCCAGCCGTGCCCGCGCGCCCTGCCCGCCAGAGCGCAAAGCGGGCGCCGGCACCGGCCGCCAGCGGCAGCACCGAGATGGCACCCGGCGGCGGCTACACCGTGCAGCGCGGCGACACGCTCTACGCCATTGCCGGCGAGGCCGTGCAAGGCCAGGAATCGGTCTCGCTGGACCAGATGCTGGTGGCGCTCTACCGCAACAATCCCAACGCCTTTATCGGCGGCAACATGAACCGGCTGCGCAGCGGCGCGGTGCTGCAGGTCCCGACCCAGCAACAGGCGCAAGCCGTCGCACCCAAGGCCGCCCGCCGCGAGGTGGTGGCGCGCACGCAGGGCTTCGATGCCTACCGCGGCCGGCTGGCCAGCGCTGCCGCGGCCAAGTCGGTCGAGCCCGACAGCGGCCGCCAGCAGTCCGGCAACGTGACCGCCCGGGTGCAGGAGCAGGCCGCCCCGACCGACGGCCCGCGCGATGAACTGAAGCTCAGCAAGGCCGCGCGCGGCGCGCAGGCCGACGCCGCGGCCAAGGCCGAAGCCGGCGTCGCGCGCGAGCGTGAACTCAAGGAGGCGCAGGCCCGCCTGGCGCAGCTGGAAAAGAACGTCGGCGACATGCAGAAGCTGCTCGAGCTGAAGAACGCCGAGATCGCCAAGCTGAGCCAGGCCAACCAGGCGGTGCTGGCCGAGAAGGAAAAGGCTGAGGCCGCGGCCAAGGCCGCGGCGGCGGCGCCGACCGTGGTGGCGGCCCAGCCGCCGAAGGCCGATGCCGTGGCCCCGGCCCCGGTTGCGGCCGCCGCGACGGCTGCCGCAACCGCAGCGACCGCAGCCAGCGCCCCGGCAGCGGCCGGCGCCAGCGCCGCGGACGCCGTGGCGCCTGCGGCAGTCTCAGCCGTGGCAGCGGCCCCCGCTTCGCAGCCGGCTGCCGCCGTTCCTGCCAGTGCAACGCAGGCCGCCGCCGCATCGGCCCCCGCGGCCAAGCGCCCGCCGGTGGTGGCGGCCCAGCCCGAGCCGGTGCCCGAACCGTCGTTCATCGATGGCCTGCTGGCCAACCCCATGCTGCTGCCCGGCGGTGGCCTGCTGGTGGCGCTGCTCGGCGTCTATGCGATCTATCGCCGCCGCCAGCAGCAGAAGGCGGGCGAGGCGACCGGCTTCGGCGACAGCATCCTGTCGCAGGAAAGCACGGTGATGGCCGGTGCCAATTCGCTGTTCGGCACGGCCGGGGGGCAGAGCGTCGACACCTCGCAGCACAGCGTGTTCGGCGCGGACTTCCGCATCGGCAACAACACGCCGGAAGCCAACGAGGTTGACCCGATCGCCGAGGCCGAGGTCTATATCGCCTATGGGCGCGATGTGCAGGCGGAGGAAATCCTGCGCGAAGCCCTGGAGAAGAACCCGGAGCAGCAGCCGGTGCGGCTCAAGCTCCTGGAGATTTACAGCAACAGACAGGATGTGGAAGGTTTCCGCGTGATTGCAGAAGAAATGTTCGCCCAGACCGGCGGACACGGGGCGGAATGGCTGAAGGCAGCAGAAATGGGGCGCGCGCTCGAGCCGGGCAACGCGCTCTTCCTGGCGGTGACGCCCGAAGCGGCGGGGCCGGATACGACCTCGCCGGCAACCGACCAGTGGCGCACCCAGGACCCGTCGCAGAATCCGGCCTCGATCCCGCGGCTGGAGCCGTCGCTGGGTGACCTGGCGCTGCCGCTGGATGCCTTCCCGGCCCCGGCGGCCGGCGAGCCGATCGTGGCGCCTGCTTCCGCGGCGATGGTGTTTGGCGCTGACGCGCACGACGCCGGCGAGCCGGTACGGCTGGATCTCGGCCTGCCTCGCACCGGCGCCGACCCGCTTGCCGATGACGTGCCCACCCTCGACACGCCGACCCGCAGCCGTCCGCTGGAGTTCGACATGTCCGGGCTGTCGCTTGACCTGGGCAGCGCCGCGCAAGCCGACGCCCGCGGCAAGGATGTGCTGGACGAGGCCACCATGCCGCTGCCCGCCACCACCATGCTGCGCGACGGCAAGCTGGCCGAGCCGATCGACCTGTCGCGCGTGGCGCCTGAAACCGGCGGCGACCTCACGCACGGGGGTTCGCCGAGCACGCTGTCGGTCGACGGCGTGGACGGCGGGCGGGACATGCAGATCAAGCTTGACCTGGCTCGTGCCTATATCGAGATCGGCGACAAGGAAGGGGCGCGCGAACTGCTGCAGGAAGTGGTCGAGCAGTCGCAGGATCCGCTGCAGGCGGAGGCCCGTTCGCTGCTGCAGGAAGTGGCCTGAGCTATCATTGACGGTCCGGCCGCGGCACGCGCTGCCGCAGCCTGAAGCGATGCGCCGGAAGCGTCCCTTCCGGCGCATTTGCTTTTTCGGCGGACCTGGCGTGAACCGCTGCGTCCGGACGTACCCGCCGCCTTGCCCGATCCCCTGACATGAACCGCATCGCTCTTGGCCTGCACTACGACGGCGCCGCCTTTTCCGGCTGGCAGTCGCAGCCGCACCGCAATACCGTGCAGGATCACCTGGAAAACGCCATCGAGCGTTTTGCCGGGGTGCGCCTGCTGACCACCGTGGCGGGGCGCACCGATACCGGCGTGCATGCGCTCGGCCAGGTCATCCACCTGGACACCGCGCTCGAGCGCGAGCCATTTTCCTGGGTGCGCGGCGTCAACGCCTTCCTGCCGCCGTCGATCGCGCTGCAATGGGCGCTGCCGGTGGACCAGGGTTTCCACGCGCGTTTCCTGGCGTTCGAGCGCATGTATTACTACGCGCTCTACACCGGGCCACACCGCGTGCCGCTGGTGCACGGCCGCGCCGGCTACCAGATGCTGCCGCCGGGCCAGCGGCTCGACGTCGACGCCATGCGCGAGGCCGCCGCATGCCTGCTCGGCGAGCATGATTTCTCCGCCTTCCGCGCCGCCGAATGCCAGGCCAAGTCGCCGGTCAAGACCATGTACGACGTCACCATCAGGGATGACGGCAACTGGGTGTTCCTGCGCTTTCGCGCCAGCGCCTTCCTGCACCACATGGTGCGCAACCTGATGGGCTGCCTGGTGGCGGTGG is part of the Cupriavidus necator genome and harbors:
- a CDS encoding FimV/HubP family polar landmark protein, which encodes MSVSQHRRKDAPTVRQRWSTLAVTALGLLLAQPAAYAAGFGQLRVQSNLGQPLQAEIDISGVSAEEAAGLSVKLASPAAYAAAGLTYLPAVSSLRLEVERRPNGSYVARVRSNQPISEPFVDILVDMSWASGKVSRAYTFLLDPAGTKPSNQTFSPATVVQAATPDAPPVAAPAPAAAPQPAPAQEAAPAAAAEAVKPAVPARPARQSAKRAPAPAASGSTEMAPGGGYTVQRGDTLYAIAGEAVQGQESVSLDQMLVALYRNNPNAFIGGNMNRLRSGAVLQVPTQQQAQAVAPKAARREVVARTQGFDAYRGRLASAAAAKSVEPDSGRQQSGNVTARVQEQAAPTDGPRDELKLSKAARGAQADAAAKAEAGVARERELKEAQARLAQLEKNVGDMQKLLELKNAEIAKLSQANQAVLAEKEKAEAAAKAAAAAPTVVAAQPPKADAVAPAPVAAAATAAATAATAASAPAAAGASAADAVAPAAVSAVAAAPASQPAAAVPASATQAAAASAPAAKRPPVVAAQPEPVPEPSFIDGLLANPMLLPGGGLLVALLGVYAIYRRRQQQKAGEATGFGDSILSQESTVMAGANSLFGTAGGQSVDTSQHSVFGADFRIGNNTPEANEVDPIAEAEVYIAYGRDVQAEEILREALEKNPEQQPVRLKLLEIYSNRQDVEGFRVIAEEMFAQTGGHGAEWLKAAEMGRALEPGNALFLAVTPEAAGPDTTSPATDQWRTQDPSQNPASIPRLEPSLGDLALPLDAFPAPAAGEPIVAPASAAMVFGADAHDAGEPVRLDLGLPRTGADPLADDVPTLDTPTRSRPLEFDMSGLSLDLGSAAQADARGKDVLDEATMPLPATTMLRDGKLAEPIDLSRVAPETGGDLTHGGSPSTLSVDGVDGGRDMQIKLDLARAYIEIGDKEGARELLQEVVEQSQDPLQAEARSLLQEVA
- the truA gene encoding tRNA pseudouridine(38-40) synthase TruA; translated protein: MNRIALGLHYDGAAFSGWQSQPHRNTVQDHLENAIERFAGVRLLTTVAGRTDTGVHALGQVIHLDTALEREPFSWVRGVNAFLPPSIALQWALPVDQGFHARFLAFERMYYYALYTGPHRVPLVHGRAGYQMLPPGQRLDVDAMREAAACLLGEHDFSAFRAAECQAKSPVKTMYDVTIRDDGNWVFLRFRASAFLHHMVRNLMGCLVAVGRGRYPAHWLAQVLAGRERKLAAPTFMPDGLYLVGVKYPDPYQIPAADPSASLFHGVFDDAA
- the asd gene encoding aspartate-semialdehyde dehydrogenase; the protein is MIVGLVGWRGMVGSVLMQRMQEERDFDQIEPVFFSTSNAGGKAPAMAKNETTLKDANDIEALKKCDVVLTAQGGDYTNEVFPKLRAAGWKGYWIDAASSLRMKDDAIIVLDPVNQGVIKDALSKGVKNFIGGNCTVSCMLMGLGGLFQADLIEWMTSMTYQAASGGGAQHMRELLTQFGTLNASVKPLLDNPASAILEIDRTILATQHGLSAEETKQFGVPLAGNLIPWIDKDLGNGQSREEWKGGAETNKILGRGEGFLGATGATPIAVDGLCVRIGAMRCHSQALTIKLRKDVPLDEIEGMLAAHNPWAKVVPNTRDASMTDLTPAAVTGTLNIPVGRLRKMQMGGEYLSAFTVGDQLLWGAAEPLRRMLRILIES